Proteins encoded by one window of Streptomyces sp. NBC_01571:
- a CDS encoding TetR/AcrR family transcriptional regulator, translating into MARPLNVEKRAELLEQVVQYLQLHGLAQMSLSPLAQAIGTSKRMLLYYFGSRENLLAQVWAARHPDAHALFDDVDDTDGLRRAAVALWEAITVGEQSGPVRLLLELLSLATTDPNQYGSLATESIEALVNPIEAAFLRLGHQPRQAQAGATLLVSGLRGLCQDRLVTQDTARTDAAALQLIETVVVVAD; encoded by the coding sequence GTGGCCCGCCCCCTCAACGTCGAAAAGCGCGCCGAACTGCTGGAACAGGTCGTGCAGTACCTCCAGCTCCACGGACTCGCACAGATGTCGCTCAGTCCGCTCGCGCAGGCGATCGGTACCAGCAAGCGCATGCTGCTGTACTACTTCGGCAGCCGCGAGAACCTGCTCGCCCAGGTCTGGGCAGCGCGCCATCCCGACGCCCACGCGCTGTTCGACGACGTCGACGACACCGACGGCCTGCGCCGTGCCGCCGTCGCCCTGTGGGAGGCGATCACCGTCGGGGAGCAGTCCGGACCGGTGCGCCTGCTGCTGGAGCTGCTCAGCCTCGCCACCACCGACCCGAACCAGTACGGCAGCCTCGCCACCGAATCCATCGAAGCCCTGGTCAACCCGATCGAAGCCGCCTTCCTACGGCTGGGCCATCAACCGCGACAAGCGCAAGCAGGGGCCACTCTGCTGGTGTCCGGCCTGCGCGGACTGTGCCAGGACCGCCTGGTCACCCAGGACACGGCCCGTACCGATGCGGCGGCCCTGCAACTGATCGAAACGGTCGTCGTCGTAGCCGATTGA
- a CDS encoding carboxypeptidase regulatory-like domain-containing protein: MSSVRILAETLWFPVALFLGFLFCFAPALHAPQPHHAKVVVASRAQEARVETALRRQYPGGFDVTAVPYARSARQAVLHRRAVAGYVGGRHPVLYVARANGTSLMQALSKEFTGLTSARSGPLAVTDVAPTVSKDMTGTTLAYLGTAWNIPGYLVATTLLRAVTFSRRRKLLTIAGVAALFAGLGDLVGVGLGYLPNDPAALGIAFLLTTAVATFCSGLAPFTRQFFPGVGMGLFIVLSTPTSGVAPVPMLPAFFQHVHHVMPLGNAVDALRGVLYFHGAGVLGPVLVLCAWITAGGGLLGLDAWRQHRAAARRDTGAESDDAAAPLVEDPSLEIATPVAMPGRGHHFGEPVPSLVGTVRDGALLPLRHVAVTVMDNSGRQLVRAATNARGEYAVAGLPLGDVTVVASSPGRRPQVHRRLLEQGSVVRADFTLRGRCGGDAPSPTAVPVRRASGELTARHPPVPADADR; this comes from the coding sequence GTGTCATCGGTCAGGATCCTCGCCGAGACCCTGTGGTTTCCGGTGGCACTCTTCCTGGGCTTCCTCTTCTGCTTCGCCCCCGCCCTGCACGCGCCCCAGCCGCATCACGCCAAGGTGGTGGTCGCGAGCCGTGCCCAGGAGGCGAGGGTCGAGACCGCGCTGCGTCGCCAGTACCCCGGAGGTTTCGACGTCACCGCCGTGCCGTACGCCCGATCGGCCCGGCAGGCGGTGCTGCACCGGAGGGCGGTGGCGGGCTACGTCGGCGGCCGTCATCCGGTGCTCTACGTCGCCAGAGCCAACGGGACGTCCCTCATGCAGGCGCTGAGCAAGGAGTTCACCGGGCTCACGTCCGCCAGGAGCGGGCCCCTCGCCGTGACGGACGTGGCGCCCACCGTCAGCAAGGACATGACCGGTACCACGCTGGCCTACCTCGGGACCGCCTGGAACATCCCGGGCTACCTGGTCGCGACGACCCTGCTGCGTGCGGTGACCTTCAGCCGCCGCAGGAAACTGCTGACGATCGCGGGCGTCGCCGCCCTCTTCGCCGGCCTCGGTGACCTCGTCGGCGTCGGCCTCGGTTACCTGCCGAACGATCCCGCTGCCCTCGGGATCGCCTTCCTGCTCACGACGGCCGTGGCCACGTTCTGCTCCGGCCTGGCGCCGTTCACCAGGCAGTTCTTCCCAGGGGTGGGGATGGGCCTGTTCATCGTGCTGAGCACCCCCACCAGCGGGGTGGCCCCCGTGCCGATGCTCCCCGCCTTCTTCCAGCACGTGCACCACGTCATGCCGCTGGGCAACGCGGTGGACGCCCTCCGGGGGGTCCTGTACTTCCACGGGGCAGGGGTGCTCGGGCCCGTCCTCGTGCTGTGCGCATGGATCACGGCGGGTGGCGGACTGCTGGGCCTCGACGCCTGGCGTCAACACCGCGCAGCCGCACGGCGGGACACCGGTGCCGAGTCGGACGACGCGGCGGCTCCGTTGGTGGAGGATCCGTCCCTGGAGATCGCGACGCCCGTGGCGATGCCGGGGCGAGGCCACCACTTCGGTGAACCCGTGCCGTCGCTCGTGGGCACCGTTCGCGACGGGGCGCTGCTGCCGTTGCGCCATGTCGCGGTCACCGTGATGGACAACAGCGGACGGCAGTTGGTGCGTGCCGCGACGAACGCGCGGGGCGAGTACGCCGTGGCGGGACTGCCCTTGGGGGACGTCACCGTCGTCGCCTCGTCACCCGGCAGAAGGCCGCAGGTCCATCGGCGGCTGCTGGAGCAGGGCTCGGTCGTCCGCGCCGACTTCACTCTGCGCGGCCGCTGCGGCGGGGACGCGCCTTCACCGACGGCTGTGCCTGTGCGGCGCGCCTCCGGGGAACTGACCGCCCGTCATCCCCCCGTACCCGCGGACGCGGACCGCTGA
- a CDS encoding lamin tail domain-containing protein yields the protein MSASVTVRRLAAAAVTVAAVAGASALPASAADHGPRPRAAVQISHVHYDSPGRHHRQDLNDEWVDITNTTRQAVNLDRWTLSDRDGRTYTFRHYRLGGRATVRVHTGVGRDTFRDLYQDRRSSVWDRRADTATLRNDHRRLVDTVTWGGHRGGRH from the coding sequence ATGTCCGCATCTGTGACTGTCCGTCGTCTTGCCGCTGCCGCGGTGACCGTGGCCGCGGTGGCCGGGGCGTCGGCGCTGCCGGCCTCTGCCGCCGACCATGGGCCCCGGCCGCGTGCGGCGGTGCAGATCAGCCACGTGCACTACGACTCCCCGGGCCGTCATCACCGTCAGGACCTGAACGACGAGTGGGTGGACATCACCAACACCACCCGTCAGGCGGTGAACCTGGACCGGTGGACGCTGTCGGACCGTGACGGGCGTACGTACACCTTCCGCCACTACCGTCTGGGCGGCCGTGCCACCGTCCGTGTCCACACCGGTGTCGGCCGTGACACCTTCCGTGACCTCTACCAGGACCGTCGTTCGTCGGTGTGGGACAGGCGTGCCGACACCGCGACCCTGCGCAACGACCACCGCCGCCTCGTCGACACCGTGACCTGGGGCGGCCACCGCGGCGGCCGCCACTGA
- a CDS encoding acetoacetate decarboxylase family protein, which translates to MLQGYTYPLSPRGEASLASAPPWHYAGDLVGVEFWTDPAAAEATLPEGLSPDPESSGRVVALFVDWQFSGQNNEYLDPVRSQYREFMVLVDARWKGRPVSWCPYIYVDNDLALARGWVQGFPKKLGAVAQTRVFAAPGNASPSLAAGGRFGASMSAAGRLLAEARVTLRQPAGDPAGLLRPTVNLRHFPRLAVGEYDKPAVHELVMAEFLDQRIADVWTGSAELGMFAAPGEELADLAPVRTGTGFRASMSYTVTGVRRLEE; encoded by the coding sequence GTGCTCCAGGGCTACACCTATCCGCTGTCGCCGCGCGGAGAGGCGAGTCTCGCCTCGGCTCCGCCGTGGCACTACGCCGGGGACCTCGTCGGCGTCGAGTTCTGGACCGATCCGGCGGCCGCCGAGGCGACGCTCCCGGAGGGACTGAGCCCCGACCCGGAGTCGAGCGGGCGTGTGGTCGCTCTCTTCGTCGACTGGCAGTTCTCCGGGCAGAACAACGAGTACCTCGACCCGGTACGCAGTCAGTACCGCGAGTTCATGGTGCTGGTGGACGCGCGGTGGAAGGGCCGGCCGGTCTCGTGGTGCCCGTACATCTACGTCGACAACGACCTGGCCCTGGCGCGCGGATGGGTACAGGGATTTCCGAAGAAGCTGGGAGCGGTCGCCCAGACTCGGGTCTTCGCGGCTCCTGGCAACGCGTCACCGTCGCTCGCGGCAGGCGGCCGCTTCGGAGCGTCCATGTCGGCGGCCGGGCGCTTGCTGGCGGAGGCTCGGGTGACCTTGCGGCAGCCGGCCGGTGACCCGGCCGGCCTGCTGCGCCCCACGGTCAACCTGCGGCATTTCCCGCGTCTGGCCGTGGGCGAGTACGACAAGCCCGCCGTGCACGAGTTGGTGATGGCCGAGTTCCTCGACCAGCGGATCGCCGATGTGTGGACCGGTTCCGCGGAGCTCGGCATGTTCGCGGCCCCCGGTGAGGAGTTGGCGGATCTGGCTCCCGTCCGTACCGGTACCGGCTTCCGTGCCTCCATGTCGTACACCGTGACGGGCGTGCGCCGGCTCGAGGAATAG
- a CDS encoding cysteine hydrolase family protein, producing MSTTTPHTITPERTALLAMDFQNGIVPLAPDADALVERVKGAIADVRAAGGTIGYVRVGFTEDDWARIPETNKAFTAVAAAKMLHHEDAAAQIDQRITPEDGDIVVRKIRFGSGSTTDLHQQLSDRGIDTLVLTGISTSGVVLSTLIDAADRDYRVFVLTDGVADPDPETHRVLLDKVFPTRAHILDTAGLRELLRSA from the coding sequence GTGAGCACCACCACCCCGCACACCATCACCCCCGAGCGGACCGCCCTGCTGGCGATGGACTTCCAGAACGGGATCGTCCCCCTCGCCCCCGACGCCGACGCGCTCGTCGAACGGGTCAAGGGTGCCATCGCCGACGTCCGCGCCGCGGGCGGCACCATCGGCTACGTCCGCGTCGGCTTCACCGAGGACGACTGGGCACGGATTCCTGAGACCAACAAGGCCTTCACGGCCGTCGCCGCGGCGAAGATGTTGCACCACGAGGACGCCGCGGCCCAGATCGACCAGCGGATCACGCCGGAGGACGGGGACATCGTCGTACGCAAGATCCGCTTCGGCTCGGGCTCCACCACCGATCTCCACCAGCAGCTGAGCGACCGCGGTATCGACACCCTGGTGCTCACCGGGATCAGCACCAGCGGCGTCGTCCTGTCCACGCTCATCGACGCCGCCGACCGTGACTACCGCGTCTTCGTGCTGACCGACGGCGTCGCCGACCCCGATCCCGAGACCCATCGGGTGCTGCTCGACAAGGTGTTCCCGACCCGGGCCCACATCCTCGACACCGCCGGGCTGCGCGAGCTGCTGCGGTCCGCCTGA
- a CDS encoding MFS transporter has protein sequence MNATPTRARTTSRDVMDKPFAWTFTTPLYVGSSLNPINSSIIATALVPMATDLHVSVGSTAVLVSSLYLASAVAQPTAGKLAEVLGPRRIFLYGIVLVLLGGLVGGLGQNLATLTVARVLIGIGTSAAFPCAMVMIRRRAQEAGADAPPGGVLGGIAMAGMATVAVGPPIGGLLVGSAGWRWAFLINIPVTAIAMAMAVRGLPRDPAPDREHHTFRKVAARIDLLGILGFAGSMSALVIFLMGLPHIGWVALAVLVLTGVPTVVWELRRTAPFFDFRGLAANGALARTYLRQALTLLGVYSVMYGMTQWMEAAHGISTVEAGLLLLPMGAVSALLSRPLASRNLVRGPLIVSAVTMLLGSVGVMLLSSHGPAIAIVLVSLVFGVTSATTTVGNQTALYLAAPPDQIGTASGLFRTFGYLGTITSAVIGSIVFRHGASDHGLHSLGLVLVAAGLAVLLLTVLDRRLMYRSTSRRPDTSGHLGTSENPTEEHSA, from the coding sequence ATGAACGCCACCCCTACCCGGGCCCGGACCACGTCGCGCGACGTGATGGACAAGCCGTTCGCATGGACGTTCACCACGCCGCTCTACGTCGGCTCCAGCCTCAACCCGATCAACAGCTCCATCATCGCGACCGCGCTGGTGCCCATGGCCACCGATCTGCACGTCTCGGTGGGCAGCACCGCCGTGCTGGTCTCCTCGCTGTACCTGGCCAGCGCCGTCGCCCAGCCCACGGCGGGCAAACTGGCGGAAGTACTCGGACCGCGCCGGATCTTCCTGTACGGCATCGTGCTGGTGCTGCTCGGCGGCCTGGTCGGCGGCCTCGGCCAGAACCTGGCGACGCTGACCGTGGCCCGGGTACTGATCGGCATCGGCACCTCGGCCGCCTTCCCGTGCGCGATGGTCATGATCCGGCGCCGCGCCCAGGAGGCCGGGGCGGACGCTCCCCCGGGCGGCGTGCTCGGTGGCATCGCGATGGCGGGCATGGCCACGGTCGCCGTCGGCCCGCCGATCGGCGGACTGCTGGTGGGCTCCGCCGGCTGGCGCTGGGCCTTCCTGATCAACATCCCGGTCACCGCGATCGCGATGGCGATGGCCGTGCGCGGGCTGCCCAGGGACCCCGCACCCGACCGCGAGCACCACACGTTCCGCAAGGTCGCGGCCCGGATCGACCTGCTCGGCATCCTCGGCTTCGCCGGGTCGATGAGCGCGCTGGTCATCTTCCTGATGGGCCTTCCCCACATCGGATGGGTCGCGCTCGCCGTTCTGGTCCTGACCGGCGTACCCACGGTGGTGTGGGAACTGCGGAGGACAGCGCCGTTCTTCGACTTCCGCGGCCTCGCCGCCAACGGCGCCCTCGCCCGGACCTATCTGCGGCAGGCGCTCACACTGCTCGGCGTCTACTCCGTGATGTACGGGATGACCCAGTGGATGGAGGCCGCGCACGGCATCTCCACCGTGGAGGCCGGACTGCTGCTCCTGCCGATGGGCGCCGTCTCCGCACTGCTCTCGCGCCCGCTCGCCAGCCGCAACCTGGTGCGCGGACCGCTGATCGTCTCGGCGGTGACCATGCTGCTCGGGTCCGTCGGCGTCATGCTGCTCTCCTCGCACGGTCCGGCGATCGCGATCGTCCTGGTCTCCCTCGTCTTCGGCGTCACGTCCGCCACCACCACGGTCGGAAACCAGACCGCGCTCTACCTCGCGGCGCCGCCCGACCAGATCGGCACCGCCTCCGGGTTGTTCCGGACCTTCGGATACCTCGGAACCATCACCTCCGCCGTGATCGGCAGCATCGTCTTCCGGCACGGCGCGAGCGACCACGGCCTGCACAGCCTCGGCCTCGTGCTGGTCGCGGCCGGTCTCGCGGTCCTCCTGCTGACCGTCCTCGACCGCCGGCTGATGTACCGCAGTACAAGCCGACGTCCGGACACTTCCGGCCACCTCGGCACATCTGAGAACCCCACTGAGGAGCACTCCGCGTGA
- a CDS encoding MarR family winged helix-turn-helix transcriptional regulator, with amino-acid sequence MTSKPGPQESAVNAQRLNDAMKRLRARLRVESGQHATGLTATQLAVLASVVREGPVTAARLASLEHVSAQSIAQSLAVLKAAGLIHSTPDPRDGRKKLMSAAPSATELVDKLLTGRASFLARAIERVVPPEEREDVEKAIDLLERLAAADLSDGSI; translated from the coding sequence ATGACCTCGAAGCCCGGACCCCAGGAGTCCGCTGTGAACGCGCAGCGCCTCAACGACGCGATGAAGCGGCTGCGCGCTCGCCTGCGCGTGGAGTCGGGGCAGCATGCGACCGGCCTGACCGCCACACAGCTGGCCGTGCTGGCGAGCGTGGTGCGGGAAGGGCCGGTCACCGCGGCCCGGCTCGCCTCGCTCGAACACGTCAGCGCGCAGTCCATCGCGCAGAGCCTGGCGGTGCTCAAGGCCGCGGGGTTGATCCACAGCACGCCCGACCCGCGGGACGGCCGCAAGAAGTTGATGAGCGCCGCCCCGTCCGCGACCGAGCTGGTCGACAAACTGCTCACCGGACGCGCCTCCTTCCTGGCACGGGCCATCGAACGGGTGGTCCCCCCGGAGGAGCGCGAGGACGTGGAGAAGGCCATCGACCTGCTGGAGCGTCTCGCCGCGGCCGATCTGAGCGACGGCAGCATATGA
- a CDS encoding TetR/AcrR family transcriptional regulator produces the protein MQTRPRPYHHGDLRAALLARAEETLREKGPATLSLRELARDLGVSHAAPSRHFKDKQALLDALALTGFERLSTTLAASQETAGDSFADRLGALARAYVGFATANAELLDLMFSIKHDPAASEALVQASQGMAVLATRLIEEGRRTGEVRDAPLEAIAVPMFSTLHGFASLAVSGTLPPDTLDADLADVIAHTLRGCAPDHPTPH, from the coding sequence ATGCAGACCCGCCCCCGCCCCTACCACCACGGCGACCTGCGCGCCGCCCTGCTCGCCCGCGCCGAGGAGACCCTCAGGGAGAAGGGGCCCGCCACGCTCTCGCTGCGCGAGCTCGCCCGCGACCTGGGCGTCAGCCACGCCGCACCGAGCCGCCACTTCAAGGACAAGCAGGCCCTCCTGGACGCGCTGGCCCTGACCGGCTTCGAACGCCTGAGCACCACCCTGGCCGCCTCACAGGAGACCGCGGGCGACTCCTTCGCCGACCGCCTCGGCGCCCTCGCCCGCGCCTACGTCGGCTTCGCCACCGCCAACGCCGAACTCCTCGACCTCATGTTCTCCATCAAGCACGACCCCGCGGCCTCCGAAGCCCTCGTCCAGGCCTCCCAGGGCATGGCCGTACTCGCCACCCGGCTCATCGAGGAAGGCCGCCGCACCGGCGAGGTCCGCGACGCCCCGCTCGAAGCCATCGCCGTCCCGATGTTCAGCACCCTCCACGGCTTCGCCAGCCTCGCCGTCAGCGGCACCCTGCCCCCCGACACCCTCGACGCCGACCTCGCCGACGTCATCGCCCACACACTCCGCGGCTGCGCACCCGACCACCCGACACCACACTGA
- a CDS encoding TetR/AcrR family transcriptional regulator, with protein MRAFEQAIVELASERPISQIKVAELAERAGATRATFYNRYSTPLDLLIQVLDADLNGGHRKEDDRGRRGHSAAELLRMTTAEVGDHVERFRAVYAFSLGDPADSGVYEALVRHFSDYASAFMERGGRSGLPDANREVIAQFMAHGFGGAIKAWLDDPSITKDDMVEAVVACAPAWWAPGYLPHTS; from the coding sequence ATGCGCGCCTTCGAGCAGGCCATCGTGGAACTCGCCTCGGAGCGGCCTATCTCGCAGATCAAGGTCGCCGAACTGGCCGAACGGGCCGGGGCGACCCGAGCGACCTTCTACAACCGCTACAGCACCCCGCTGGACCTGCTCATCCAGGTTCTCGATGCCGACCTGAACGGTGGTCACCGCAAGGAGGACGACAGGGGGCGGCGCGGGCACTCGGCCGCGGAGTTGCTGCGGATGACCACGGCGGAGGTGGGGGACCACGTCGAGCGGTTCCGGGCGGTCTACGCATTCTCCCTCGGGGATCCGGCCGACAGTGGCGTCTACGAGGCGCTCGTGCGGCACTTCAGCGACTACGCCTCGGCGTTCATGGAGCGCGGCGGCCGTTCGGGGCTCCCTGATGCCAACCGTGAGGTGATCGCCCAGTTCATGGCCCACGGCTTCGGCGGTGCCATCAAGGCATGGCTCGACGACCCTTCGATCACGAAGGACGACATGGTCGAGGCGGTCGTGGCATGCGCTCCCGCCTGGTGGGCCCCCGGCTATCTGCCGCACACGTCCTGA
- a CDS encoding aldo/keto reductase, translating to METRTLGRQGLTVSVQGLGCMGMSVFYGATDETESLATIDRALESGVTLLDTAESYGPFVNEQLLGKALAGRREAAVLATKTGMEITDDGRMVGLNGRPDYVRRALERSLRHLDTDHVDLYYLHRIDPQVPIEETVGALAELVGAGKVRHIGVCEASAQTIRRAHAVHPLAAVQTEYSLFEREIEHNGVLDALQELGIGLVAYSPLGRGFLSGAITSTDDFAADDWRRTDPRFQGENFDRNLDVVREVRRIASAKDVTPSQLALAWVQHQGAVAIPGTKRRRYLEENVAAAEVTLTAGDIAAIEAVAPHGAVTGERYAPEYMGTLDG from the coding sequence ATGGAGACCCGCACACTTGGCCGTCAGGGCCTGACCGTCAGCGTCCAGGGCCTCGGCTGCATGGGCATGAGCGTCTTCTACGGCGCCACCGACGAGACCGAGTCGCTGGCCACCATCGATCGTGCGCTGGAGTCGGGCGTCACGCTGCTCGACACCGCGGAGAGCTACGGCCCGTTCGTCAACGAACAACTCCTGGGCAAGGCCCTGGCCGGACGCAGGGAAGCGGCCGTGCTGGCCACCAAGACCGGCATGGAGATCACCGATGACGGCCGGATGGTGGGCCTGAACGGTCGGCCCGACTACGTACGCAGGGCCCTGGAGCGTTCGCTGCGACACCTGGACACCGACCACGTCGACCTCTACTACCTGCACCGGATCGACCCCCAGGTGCCGATCGAGGAAACGGTCGGTGCGCTGGCGGAGCTGGTCGGCGCGGGCAAGGTCCGTCACATCGGTGTGTGCGAGGCGTCCGCGCAGACGATCCGGCGCGCGCACGCCGTCCACCCGCTGGCCGCTGTGCAGACCGAGTACTCGCTCTTCGAGCGCGAGATCGAGCACAACGGCGTGCTCGACGCGCTTCAGGAGCTGGGGATCGGCCTGGTCGCGTACTCCCCGCTGGGCCGTGGTTTCCTGTCCGGCGCCATCACCAGCACGGACGACTTCGCGGCGGACGACTGGCGCAGGACCGACCCCCGCTTCCAGGGCGAGAACTTCGACCGCAACCTGGACGTCGTCCGGGAGGTCCGCCGCATCGCCTCCGCCAAGGACGTCACCCCCTCCCAGCTGGCGCTCGCCTGGGTCCAGCACCAGGGCGCGGTGGCCATCCCCGGCACCAAGCGCCGCCGCTACCTGGAGGAGAACGTCGCCGCGGCCGAAGTCACCCTCACCGCCGGCGACATCGCCGCGATCGAGGCGGTCGCCCCGCACGGCGCGGTCACCGGCGAACGATACGCACCCGAGTACATGGGGACGCTCGACGGCTGA
- a CDS encoding MBL fold metallo-hydrolase: protein MARPADRITIGETTITHLADGFGAHDPGTMMPGVDWAAHPGVLDDGKLVLTFGAFLVRAGNRNILVDLALGDMDVEIPGLAHVKGGELLRSLAAEGLSPDDIDTVVYTHLHLDHIGWTSDVAPVPNEPGKRKASGLTFSRARHLMARAEWQYWTTTAAGEMGGPDAEATIEPLDGVVEFVRDGDTIAPGVTVEDTSGHTPGHLAVVVRDPSGASGESVFIAGDIFHDPVEIADSACVFCSDVDPDQARAVRDRVLRRPDTLIAAGHFTTGVFGRVTPAGSGYAWTPVGRAPTAE from the coding sequence ATGGCTCGACCGGCCGACCGCATCACCATCGGCGAAACGACGATCACCCATCTCGCCGACGGCTTCGGCGCGCACGACCCCGGCACGATGATGCCGGGAGTCGACTGGGCGGCACATCCCGGCGTCCTCGACGACGGGAAACTCGTGCTCACCTTCGGAGCCTTCCTCGTCCGCGCCGGGAACCGGAACATCCTTGTCGATCTCGCTCTTGGTGACATGGACGTGGAGATTCCCGGCCTCGCCCATGTGAAGGGGGGCGAGCTGCTGCGGAGCCTGGCCGCGGAAGGACTGTCCCCGGACGACATCGACACCGTGGTGTACACCCATCTGCACCTCGATCACATCGGCTGGACCAGCGATGTGGCGCCGGTTCCGAACGAGCCCGGGAAGCGGAAAGCGAGCGGCCTCACCTTCTCCCGGGCACGGCACCTCATGGCGCGAGCCGAGTGGCAGTACTGGACCACGACGGCGGCCGGCGAGATGGGCGGCCCGGACGCCGAAGCCACGATCGAACCCCTCGACGGAGTCGTCGAGTTCGTCCGCGACGGCGACACCATCGCCCCGGGCGTCACCGTCGAGGACACGTCCGGGCACACCCCTGGACACCTGGCGGTCGTCGTCCGTGACCCCTCGGGCGCCAGCGGCGAATCGGTGTTCATCGCGGGGGACATCTTCCACGACCCCGTGGAAATCGCCGACTCGGCCTGCGTGTTCTGCTCGGACGTAGACCCGGACCAGGCCCGAGCGGTGCGCGACCGCGTGCTCCGGCGGCCGGACACCCTGATCGCCGCCGGGCACTTCACCACCGGAGTGTTCGGCCGTGTGACACCGGCAGGCAGCGGCTACGCGTGGACCCCCGTCGGCCGGGCGCCGACTGCCGAATGA